CATCGAACAGCACGCGGGGGAGCTTTTCGGGTTCCACGCCGTCCAGCCCGCCCATGACCTGTTCGCGCCACTGCTCCTGCAAGGCGCAACCGGTCTCCATCATGCAGTAATCCAACGCCTGGTCCAAGGGTGCCTGGACCAGCGACCAGGCGACGGCGGGATCGCCTTGGGTCTCCACGATGCCGTAGAGAGAGCCCAGGCTGGCATGAGCCTGATTGAAGGGAGACTTGGCGCCGGTCTCCGCCGTCTGTCCCGGCGTGAAGTTTTCCGGGAAGTAGTCGGAGATCATATGGAAGCAGGTTTCCCGTGAGATGACCGCGGGGGCGATATTCTGGAGCGCCTCGAGATAGCGCTTCCAGATTTTCACCTCGGTGGTGCGGCGATCGGCCAGGCGGGCCTGCTCCGGATCGATGCTTTCCTCGAGCTTCTGGACGAGCTGCTTCTCCTCCTGCTTCAATCTGTCCACCAGGCCGCTGGTCGTTTTAGGTCGGGGCTGCTGCTCGGCTGCCAGCTTTTGGATGGCCGCCAGCTCCACCACCGGCGCGACCCATGTCGGCGGCACCGGATCTTCCAGTTGGGTGAGCTCCTGGGCCATCCTCTGGATCAATAAGAAGAAGGGATTCTGGTCGGTGGTCATGAGGGTGGCGAGACGCTCCCGGCCCTGGGGGGTGCGCATGCCGTCCCGGGCCGAAGCGAAGCCGGCGGCGAATCGTGTCCAGCTGGTGTAGTACTCGGAACGATACCACTCCCAGAATTCCTTCTTCGATTCGGTGATCACCGCCGGATCCGCCAGAACGGTATCGATCTGTCGGATGAACGCGTCGATATTCCTTCGGCCGGCGGCCGTGAACGCGCCCGGGACGAACATCGTCAGGTCGTAGTCCTGCTCGGGCGTCGGCCAGAAGTTGATCAGGTCCACGTCGGGCGAATCGGGGATCCAGCTCTTGACCAGCCAGTGGAGGTTGCTGCCCTTGTGCTGGAGCAGATGGAGGAGATGCTGTTGCAGCTCCTGCACCTTCTGCTCACGCTCGAGCTTGTCGGTGAACCAGTAGAGATAGGTGTAGTAGATGTCGCCGAATTTGGCGGCTATCGCCGGCGGCAGCGTGGGGTATTCCAGTTCCAGCAGATCCGTGGTCGCGCGGCGGAATTCGTTGACGGTCGGCGGCGGCTGGTCGGGGGATGGCGACTCGCTGCGTAGATAGTCCCGGATGAGCGATATGCGGGTGACCACGTAGCCGACGTAATCGGCCATCTCCTCCTCGGGTGTTTGCGGCGTCACGGCGTCAATGCGCCGGGCGAGGGATTCGTCCAGCGGAACCAGGAATCCGCCCCGGAACAGCCGCACAAAGTGCGCCCGCACGCGCGTCTCCAGTTTCAGGCTCTGGTTCAAGCCGAACCGGGGTACCCACCAATCCCGGTTGGCGGTTTGCAGATCGATGAGCTCCAGCCGCATTCGGTCCAGCATCAGCAGGTTGGTGGTGGCATCCTCGGTCAGTGTCGGCGGTTCGTGGAACTCCTCTTGGAACTCGTTGATCGTCCGGATGTTGAGGTGGAACGCCAGGCTCAGCAATCCGCAGAGGAAGGCCCAGAGCAGGCCCCAGGCGGCGAAGCCGAGGGTGCGGGTGAGCCTCCGCCATCGGATGAGTTCCGGCAGGGGACGGTAGACGTATCGGTCGGCCGGAAGCACTTCTTTGAAAACGTCTTTGAGAAAGTAGCCGTCCTCGCGCGTTCCCGCGGGCCGGGCGGCCGCGTCCAGTCCCGTGCTCCGAAGAAAGTCGCTGACGGGCGGTTCGCCCTGTCGGGCGCTGCTGAAGCAGATGCCGCGCAGCAGCGGCGTCTCCTGGTATGGATTGTCGCCGAAGACCGCTCGCAGAAAGTGGTTCAAGCCGCCGGTGAGCCGGCTGAACTCAGTGGGGAATAAGAGCGCGCCGGGTTCCGCCTCGGGCGTCTGGTGCACGAGGATGAAGCGGAGCTGGCGCAACCGTCGCCCCACCACCGTCATGGCCTGGTCCAGCACGTCTTTCCACCGGAGCGTCTGCTGCTCGTTGATGAATCCCATGGCCTGGGTCAGGCGGTCAGGCGGCAAGGGCCGGCAGAACGGCACCATCCCGTGCACGAGGTCCATCTTGGTTACCAAGATGTAGACGGGAAAGCGCGCGCCGACGACCCGCATGACCTGATCGATCCGTTGGCGGACGTCCTCCCCGTCGGCATGCAGTCGGGCGGCATCCTCGGCCAGCAGGCGGTCTGCGGCGATGGCCACCACGAGACCATTGAGCGGCTCTCGCCGGCGGTACTGGGCCAGCAGCGTCAGGAATTTTTCCCATTCCTCGCGATCGGGCCCCGGATCCACCGGAATGGTGTAGCGGCCGGCAGTGTCCAAGACGATGGCCTGATCGAAAAACCACCACTCGCAGTTGCGGGTCGCCGCCAGGCCGGCGGTGCGGACGGTGTCGGCCAGCGGCGTGCTCAAGGTCGCGTTCTTGATGGCCGAGGTCTTGCCGGCACCGGACTCGCCGATGACCAGAAACCAGGGGAGGACGTAGAGGGGATTGCCCCGCTTACGCAGCTTGGACGCGCGCAATCGCTCCACAGACTCCTGCCACTTGGTCTGCAGGTCCTGCAGCTGCTCTCGTTCGTGGAGCGGGGCGGCCTGGATGGCCGCCGTGTCTTGGGCGATCACCCGCCGGACGAACTCGCGCTCCCGCTTGCGCAGGAAATATTTCCGGATGTACAAGATCGCCACCCACACCCCGACCACGCCCAGGAAGATCGCGACGCCGAACCACCAGGGCCACTGCCGCCAGATCACCAGCAAGGCGATTGCCCCGACCAGGAGGGCCAGCAGGAAGACATACAGGAGGATCTTGAGAAACTTGCGCACGGCTTCACTTGTCCGTCGAGATACGTATCGGCTAAAACACGCTGCTGAAATAATTGAAAATCAGGTTGTTCAGCAGTTTGTCATACAGGATGTACAGGGCGATGAAGATGACCACCGGCGCCGCGCACAGCAGTGTGTAGCATGCTAACGCCAGAGGGAAACGGCCCTTTTTCCGCTTGGGCGGGGAGACCGGCTGCGCCTCGGGAAAGAGCTGGTCGGGCAGCGGCAGATCCTTAGTGTCCGCCACCAGGTGGAGGTTCTCGCGACGGATGTCCGCCAGTCGGGTTTGATCGGCGGGCAGAAAATAGCGTCCCTTGAAACCGAGCGCCAGGCAGTAGTCGTAGACCTCGCGCACGTCCCGCGCATCGGGCGGCAACCGGTCCAGTTGGTCGAAAAAGCCTTCGCCCGCCAAGGTGGTCTGGAACAGGGCGCGTTGCAGCTGGGCCAACTGCCACTTGTCCCGGTCGGGCCAATCGGAACAGAGCACGATTTCATCCACCCAGGCGCAGACCGCGTAAAGTCCGGCCTGCCAAGGCGCGTCCGGCACACCCGCGGCCTGACGGGACTGCTCCGCGCGGTCTATCAATCGGCGGAACTGGCGGTCCAGTTCGGCCTGCGTGGTCGGCCGCGTTTCCGGATACCGAGCGAAGTAGAGCGTGTAGGCAAACAACTCGAGGAAATGCTCCACCAAACCGGCTTCAGCCGGGGCGGCCACCGGCGAAAGGGGTAAATCGGTCGTGAGATTCAACCTGTTGATGGTCTGCTTCATACACCTACTTGCGCACGATAATCAGCTCCGCCTTGGTGTCAGCGGGCGCATTGTCCCAATACAAGCAGAAATTCTGCCGTTTCATGATCTCCAGCCAGTGACCGTGGGCCTGGTCCAGCCTGAAGTAAAGTGAACCCGGACGCTTGGGCAAACCCGGAGGCGGCACTTCGTTGTACTGCATCGGCAGGCCGGGCAGCGCCCGGGCCAGCAGCGTGGGCAGCATCTCGATGCTGCCGGATTTGGCCAGGTTGCGCAGCGCGTCGAGTGACCGCTGCCGGTCCTCGGCGGTCCGCACCACCAGGTAGAACACGTTCCGGCTGTCGAACAGGGTGGCGGGGATGACGCCGCGGAACCACTCGCCCTCACGGACCAGATCGATGATGCCCTCCGGCCCCACCAGAATGGCGTTGAGCAGCTCCTCGATCAGCGTTTGCGCCTCCTCGAAGCAGGGGCCGGGGTTTTCGTGGTCGTAATCCGGAAGGAGGGGTCGGCCGTCGGGGAGCCGGCCCAGGGCGTTCACCCGGTCGGAGAACGTGCTCAGCTCGCCCACCAGCTGCCGGAGCAGTCCGTAGAACGCCCACGGATGCACGACGGGCGTCTCCGTGAGATGATGGAGCGGCGGCAGATACCGGTTCAGGGAGCGGAGCGCGAGCAGGAACACCGTGTAACCGCTTTCAAATTCGGCCGTCTGGACATCCCGCGGCACCTTGTACTCCTCCAGGCTCCGTGTGCGCGACGCCACCAGTTCCCGGATGTTTTTGGCGATCTGCAGCAGCACTGGCGAGGCGCTGAGCACCACCGAGGGCGGCGCGAAGCGCTCCGACAGGTGCACACCGCTCCGGTCGCTCTCCAGCTCCGCCACGGGCAGAAGATGGTAGTCACCGACGCTGGGGATCTCCGATTCCCAGAACACCTTGAGTGTATACTGCATCAGCCGCACGTGTGCTGTGGGGCCGCTGTGATGCATGTCTTTGATCTCTTGGGGGACGATGTGGCAGGCGAGGCGGGTGTTGACTTTGCCGACATCCCCTTCCTGCTCGAGCACCGTGACGTTTTCCTCGGATGATTCCCACTTGTGCAACCCCAAGTAAACCTTGAACGGCCGTTCGGTATCAGTCCAGGCCGTCTTGAATGAGCGCGCCTGGAGAACGCCGTTGCCCGGCAACGTCACCCAGGTACCGTCCTGAAAAATGAACGATCCTTCGCTGAGATCGAACGTCTGGTTCAGCAGCAGGGGCTCGTCCACGCGCCATGAGGCGGCGCCCCAGGTGTACGGTTGGACAAATTGCCGAAACGGATCCAGGAGGGAATGGAAATAGCGTTCCTGCAACTGGAAATGGTGCGGCTGAAGAAAGAGTCCCTGATGCCAGAAAATGGGTTTGCTCGCTTGCATGGGCTCACTCCAACTCGTCATATGGGTCGATTTCCTGCGGTGCCCGCGGACCCAAAAACAGGTGCACGCTGAGATGGTCCACCCGCGCCGAGGTCTTCTTGAAAATCTTCCCGTGGTGTTCGATCAGGACCGGGATGTTCAGCAATCGGGTGACCACGCCGGGGGTCAGCTGGTAATATCCCGCCACCACGCCCACCCATTGGGCGCTCTTCGCCCGAGCCAGGGTGAGGGTATTCCGCTCGCCGGGTTGAACGAAGAACCGGTTTGCCGCTGCGACGGTCGCGTCATAGGGCTGGGCCTGCAGCAGTTTCTGCAGGCCTTCGGCAGACTGGGCCAAGTTGTTGAAACTGTTGATATCCGTAAGTTGATAAATCGCCAGCACGGTGGCGTGGGCGCTGCCGTCGTACGCGTTGAGCAGCGGGTCGGCGATGTAGGTGATCTGAATGGCTCTGGGTTCAAACCGCCAGTCGGGCGCCGGTGGCGGCGTGACATTTTTTTTGCACGCGCAGACGCACACCGCCAACAGCAGACCCAGTCCGACGAGTCTTTGGTGGACAACGACGCGAGCGATCACTTGATATCCTTGAGTTAAATATATATACAGATTAACTTTAAATCAACACACTCTATTCTGCAATATTATTTTCTAATCGATCCGCGGCTTGAATTTGAACTCCGAGGCAGGCAAGAGGAGGATCCGCTCCTGGGTATACCCCCGCAACAGCCGGAGCAGCGGCTTGACTTCGTCCGGGTAAGGCAGCATTCGGTCGAACAGGAATTGATAGTCCGAAATGATCTGGCCCCGCTCGTACAGGCGACGGTAGAATGAACGGTTGGCGTCTTCGTCGAGGCTCAGGGCCGAACCTTTGAGAGAAACGCCGGCAAAGAGCCCCTTGCTCAGGCAATACGCGAGCACTTCGGACCTGAGATGAAAGTCCGTACCCGCCTCGGCATATCGCCCCAGCGGTCCCACGGCCAGGCCGGCATCCACCCCCAATGTGAATTTGTTATTCAGGATCGCCTCCAGGCCCTGGCGTCGGTTGATGACCAGCACGAGATCCACGAACTGACCACCGGCCTGGAAGCCGATGTCGCCGCCGCGGAGCTGGATGAAACACGGATTGCTCCAGCGCCCGTCGGGCGAGTGATGCACAAGCACGCCCCGCCCGTAGTTCCCGCCCACGAGAAACGCCGCCTTGGTCATGCGGGGAATGATGACCAGCCCTTCGCAATGGTCCAGCAGTCCGGTGGGGATGCCGCTCTCTTTGATGGCGACAACGTGCTGCATGACCCGGGTGGCTTGCTGTACCCGGTTGACGATTTTGGGCCGCTCCACCGCCGCCCCGCCAACCGCTGTCCCCGCCCACGCTAGCAGGACCGCGCCCAGCCAGCGACAAACGCGGAGCGCCATGCGGCTTTTGGAGGATAGATCTGTCATTGGGATATTATAGCCGTGGATATCGATGCAGGCAATTGGTACGGGATGGCGCCGACTGCCAGCCGGATCCGCACGGCTGCATGTTGAATGGCGAGCTACCGGCCGGGGCGTGATCCGGTAACTCCTGCGGGGGAAGGCGTTGAAGCGCGGCGCTGTCAGGCGGGATCCGCCAGACGGTTGATGACCATCAGGCTGACGTCATCGGTCTTGGGCGCTCCGGCACGAAAAACCAGCCAGTCCCGGCGGCAGGTCTCCAGCCATTCGGCCGGAGGCAACGGGTGCAGGGATGCGGCCAGTCGGCTGAGACAGTCGACGCCGCATTCGTAACTGTCGGCGTTGCGGGCTTCCACCAGCCCGTCGGAGTCCAGCAGCAGCGCATCATCGGGTTGGCGGTCCAGTCGATGTCCTAAAAACTGTTCGTCGCAGAACACGTCCAGCGGCAGGCCGGTGGCCGGGAGCAGCGTCACCGTGCCATCCTGGTGGAGCAACGGCGGTACCTGGCCGGCGTTGCATAAGGTGACGGAGCCGTCGGTGCGGGCGCATCCGTCGACCAGGGTGGCATAGTGGCTGGGCAGAGTGTGCTCGCAGAGGGACCGGCTGGCCCGCTCCAGGAAGTGCGGCAGGGGCAATCTTGTGGTGACCAGGGCCTGGAGGGTCGCGTGCAGGCAGGCCACCAGGATGGACGCGGCGATGCCCTTGCCGGCGACATCTCCGAGAAAGAAACAGAATCCGCCATCGCCGGCCGGCACCAGGTCACAGAGGTCGCCGCGCACCGAACCGAATCCTTCGTCGTGATAGGTGGCGAACCAGCCCGGAAGCGTCAGCTCCGGCGGCGGCAGCAGGGCGCCCGGGGTGCGGCCGGTCAGCTCGATGTCTCCCTGCAGGACGCGCTGTTGGCGGGGGAGTCAGGTGGTCCAGGCAGAATTCAATCAGGAAGTCGGCGTGGAGCCGTTCCGGTTCGATGGGTTGGTGGCATTACCGGCACAGGCCGTAGGTGCCGGCCTCGATCCGTTCGAGCGCCGCAACCACTTGGTTGATCAGGTGTTCCATCTGAGCAGACTATCCGGCCCGAACGGCCTCCAGCCGCCGGCGGCGCTGCAAGAGCTGGACGCGCGTGTGATCGAGGACCGTCTCATCCACGGACACTCCCCGGCCGGAGGTGTGTCTGATTATGGCTTTTTGGCTGTGGCTCGCCATGCCGCCGGTTCAAATTTCAAACTCTGCCAGGCGGCGTCATCGACGCGCACCGCATAGGCGTATTCGCTGTTGCGGGCGTGGCGCTGCCCGTTGGCCACGGACCCGAACAGGAGCGTGATGCCGGCCTTGTTTTCTACGTCGAGGATGACTCGCGCGGCGGGCGGATTGAACCCCAAACGGGTGGGATCGGGCAGGTCGACGAACGCCGTCACTTTCAAATCACGCAGACGGCCAAGGAACTCGTCCACCGGGGCGGTGTCGAGGGACGCGGCGCCCTCTTTGCGCTTCCAGACCCACTGGCCCGCCTGGTTTTTGGCCAGCACGCTTTTGGAGCCGCTCGCATCCCAGGTGATCCCCTTCACCTCAAACGGATAGAAGCGCGCCAAGTCGTGACTGCGCAGTTTGTCCAGCGGCGCGTCGAGGGCAGCGACGGCGGTCAGGGGCAACGTGAAATAGTCGGTCCGGGCGACGTTCAGCGCCAGCACCTGACCGGAGTTGGCCGGGAAAGGGTCCGCCGCGCCGATTTCCACCACCTGCTGCTCGCCTTTTTCCAGGGTGACGGTCACGCGGTAGCGGACCGGGCCAAAGGCCTTCTTCAGCAGTGCCGGATCGGCTTCGTCCAGATGGTCCTGCACCCGCAGCTCGCTGCACTGGCGCAGGATGGTCTCCAGTTCGTTGTCGTCGGCGGGGCCGGCGACGGGCGCCTCGAGAAACCAGTTCCAGTCCTTCTTGCGGAACTGGACGGTCCCGGCGGGCCGGTCCAGCTGAAGGGCCGTGGCCGCGTACATGTCAAATTTCATAGCGGCGCCTTCGCGCAGGCGGTCGAGACCGGCGGTGAACTTGTCGCGGGAGTAACCCGAAACCAGATACACCTTCGGATCGTTGCCACGCCGGGCGAAGTACGAGCCGCCGGAGAAATTGGGCGCTCCCAGCTCCAGCTTATGCACCTCGCCCTTGTCCAGCTCGAAGGTGATCACCAGTTCGGGGTTGCTAA
The DNA window shown above is from Acidobacteriota bacterium and carries:
- a CDS encoding lipid-binding SYLF domain-containing protein, which encodes MALRVCRWLGAVLLAWAGTAVGGAAVERPKIVNRVQQATRVMQHVVAIKESGIPTGLLDHCEGLVIIPRMTKAAFLVGGNYGRGVLVHHSPDGRWSNPCFIQLRGGDIGFQAGGQFVDLVLVINRRQGLEAILNNKFTLGVDAGLAVGPLGRYAEAGTDFHLRSEVLAYCLSKGLFAGVSLKGSALSLDEDANRSFYRRLYERGQIISDYQFLFDRMLPYPDEVKPLLRLLRGYTQERILLLPASEFKFKPRID
- a CDS encoding DotU family type IV/VI secretion system protein, whose translation is MKQTINRLNLTTDLPLSPVAAPAEAGLVEHFLELFAYTLYFARYPETRPTTQAELDRQFRRLIDRAEQSRQAAGVPDAPWQAGLYAVCAWVDEIVLCSDWPDRDKWQLAQLQRALFQTTLAGEGFFDQLDRLPPDARDVREVYDYCLALGFKGRYFLPADQTRLADIRRENLHLVADTKDLPLPDQLFPEAQPVSPPKRKKGRFPLALACYTLLCAAPVVIFIALYILYDKLLNNLIFNYFSSVF
- the tssK gene encoding type VI secretion system baseplate subunit TssK, producing MQASKPIFWHQGLFLQPHHFQLQERYFHSLLDPFRQFVQPYTWGAASWRVDEPLLLNQTFDLSEGSFIFQDGTWVTLPGNGVLQARSFKTAWTDTERPFKVYLGLHKWESSEENVTVLEQEGDVGKVNTRLACHIVPQEIKDMHHSGPTAHVRLMQYTLKVFWESEIPSVGDYHLLPVAELESDRSGVHLSERFAPPSVVLSASPVLLQIAKNIRELVASRTRSLEEYKVPRDVQTAEFESGYTVFLLALRSLNRYLPPLHHLTETPVVHPWAFYGLLRQLVGELSTFSDRVNALGRLPDGRPLLPDYDHENPGPCFEEAQTLIEELLNAILVGPEGIIDLVREGEWFRGVIPATLFDSRNVFYLVVRTAEDRQRSLDALRNLAKSGSIEMLPTLLARALPGLPMQYNEVPPPGLPKRPGSLYFRLDQAHGHWLEIMKRQNFCLYWDNAPADTKAELIIVRK
- a CDS encoding DUF4340 domain-containing protein; translated protein: MKFKGTLVLIILCALLLAVVLLLDKNGGKSDGAGESKQLFKVEEGKIRRIALVRDGATVAAVRGDKQWTIEQPVRAEGNKDEWNGLALALSAFDFERVVEEQPKNLGQYGLSNPELVITFELDKGEVHKLELGAPNFSGGSYFARRGNDPKVYLVSGYSRDKFTAGLDRLREGAAMKFDMYAATALQLDRPAGTVQFRKKDWNWFLEAPVAGPADDNELETILRQCSELRVQDHLDEADPALLKKAFGPVRYRVTVTLEKGEQQVVEIGAADPFPANSGQVLALNVARTDYFTLPLTAVAALDAPLDKLRSHDLARFYPFEVKGITWDASGSKSVLAKNQAGQWVWKRKEGAASLDTAPVDEFLGRLRDLKVTAFVDLPDPTRLGFNPPAARVILDVENKAGITLLFGSVANGQRHARNSEYAYAVRVDDAAWQSLKFEPAAWRATAKKP
- the tssJ gene encoding type VI secretion system lipoprotein TssJ, giving the protein MIARVVVHQRLVGLGLLLAVCVCACKKNVTPPPAPDWRFEPRAIQITYIADPLLNAYDGSAHATVLAIYQLTDINSFNNLAQSAEGLQKLLQAQPYDATVAAANRFFVQPGERNTLTLARAKSAQWVGVVAGYYQLTPGVVTRLLNIPVLIEHHGKIFKKTSARVDHLSVHLFLGPRAPQEIDPYDELE
- a CDS encoding serine/threonine-protein phosphatase; the protein is MRGDLCDLVPAGDGGFCFFLGDVAGKGIAASILVACLHATLQALVTTRLPLPHFLERASRSLCEHTLPSHYATLVDGCARTDGSVTLCNAGQVPPLLHQDGTVTLLPATGLPLDVFCDEQFLGHRLDRQPDDALLLDSDGLVEARNADSYECGVDCLSRLAASLHPLPPAEWLETCRRDWLVFRAGAPKTDDVSLMVINRLADPA